A window from Zingiber officinale cultivar Zhangliang unplaced genomic scaffold, Zo_v1.1 ctg79, whole genome shotgun sequence encodes these proteins:
- the LOC122037781 gene encoding probable serine/threonine-protein kinase PBL17 has protein sequence MGSCMSLENQIEIGKAAASLCPAKQSISSSQSNSSSTLAPPKDVNDLLVSGYGNVYIFTYSELGAATRNFRPDQILGEGGFGVVYKGVIDENVRADFESTQVAVKELNPNGLQGDKEWLAEVNYLGQLSHPHLVKLIGYCCEGNHRLLVYEYMACGSLEKHLFRRVCLTMPWCTRMKIAIGAAKGLAFLHGAERSIIYRDFKTSNILLDAEYNAKLSDFGLAKEGPMGDQTHVSTRVVGTYGYAAPEYMMTGHLTARSDVYGFGVVLLEMLLGRRAVDKSRPNRQQNLVEWARPLLIHNRKLLKILDSRLEGQYSNRVATEVASLAYRCLSQNPKGRPAMNEVVETLENIQNLPESREDFLFQYSDCAVTLYEVPKEAPSDNNLEKNDATVNGANESSVHHSERNKFGNCRSNSEPPPPLEYNQYSPSPESDRHQPL, from the exons ATGGGTTCTTGCATGTCCTTGGAGAACCAGA TTGAAATAGGCAAAGCTGCTGCATCTCTATGTCCAGCAAAGCAAAGTATCAGTTCATCACAGAGCAACAGTTCAAGTACACTAGCTCCTCCAAAGGATGTGAATGACCTTCTGGTTTCTGGATATGGAAATGTCTACATATTTACCTATAGTGAATTGGGAGCAGCTACCAGAAATTTTCGACCAGAtcaaattcttggagaaggtgGTTTTGGAGTTGTATATAAAGGTGTCATTGATGAGAATGTGAGGGCAGATTTTGAGTCCACTCAAGTTGCTGTGAAAGAGCTCAATCCGAATGGTCTACAAGGGGACAAGGAATGGCTG GCAGAAGTTAACTATCTGGGGCAACTAAGTCACCCGCATCTTGTCAAACTTATTGGTTATTGCTGTGAGGGTAACCATAGGCTGCTAGTATACGAGTATATGGCTTGTGGAAGCCTTGAAAAGCACCTGTTCCGAA GGGTTTGCCTTACAATGCCATGGTGCACTCGGATGAAAATTGCTATTGGTGCAGCAAAAGGACTTGCCTTTCTTCATGGAGCTGAACGATCCATCATATATCGTGACTTCAAAACATCAAATATATTACTAGACGCG GAATATAATGCGAAGCTCTCAGACTTTGGCCTTGCAAAGGAAGGGCCTATGGGCGACCAAACTCATGTTTCAACTCGGGTCGTGGGCACATATGGATATGCGGCCCCTGAGTATATGATGACTG GCCATTTAACTGCAAGGAGTGATGTCTATGGTTTTGGAGTTGTGCTACTTGAGATGCTTTTAGGGAGAAGAGCAGTGGACAAAAGCCGTCCAAACCGACAACAAAATCTAGTTGAGTGGGCTCGACCACTCCTCATCCATAACAGGAAGTTGCTGAAGATCTTGGATTCAAGATTGGAAGGGCAATATTCTAACAGAGTTGCTACTGAGGTGGCTAGTTTGGCATACCGATGCCTCAGCCAAAACCCGAAAGGCCGGCCCGCTATGAATGAGGTGGTTGAGACCCTTGAGAACATTCAAAACCTGCCTGAGAGCAGGGAAGACTTTCTGTTTCAGTACAGTGATTGTGCCGTGACACTCTACGAGGTTCCGAAAGAAGCTCCAAGTGATAATAATTTGGAGAAGAACGATGCTACTGTGAATGGAGCAAATGAATCGAGTGTGCATCATTCAGAAAGGAACAAGTTTGGAAATTGCAGGAGCAATAGTGAACCACCACCTCCCTTAGAATACAATCAGTACAGCCCCTCACCTGAGTCCGATCGACATCAGCCACTATGA